A window of Rhabdothermincola salaria contains these coding sequences:
- a CDS encoding nuclear transport factor 2 family protein, giving the protein MTTDHRGEIENLLHLYAEAIDAGDFAGVGELFAHGRICGPDGSPIATGASAVTKLYESTTRRYDDDGTPKTHHVITNPIIEIADDATTATGRSRFTVLQATDEVPLQVIITGGYRDRFAVVDGRWTFAERVMVPTLFGDLSRHLLIDAGGPSRDAPS; this is encoded by the coding sequence ATGACGACCGATCACCGGGGCGAGATCGAGAACCTCCTGCACCTCTACGCCGAGGCCATCGACGCCGGCGACTTCGCCGGTGTCGGCGAGCTGTTCGCCCATGGCCGCATCTGTGGGCCCGACGGCAGCCCCATCGCCACCGGCGCGTCGGCGGTGACCAAGCTCTACGAGAGCACCACCCGGCGCTACGACGACGACGGGACCCCCAAGACCCACCACGTGATCACCAACCCGATCATCGAGATCGCCGACGACGCCACCACCGCCACCGGCCGGTCGCGCTTCACCGTGCTGCAGGCCACCGACGAGGTACCGCTGCAGGTGATCATCACCGGCGGGTACCGCGACCGCTTCGCCGTCGTCGACGGGCGCTGGACCTTCGCCGAACGGGTCATGGTCCCCACCCTCTTCGGCGACCTGTCCCGTCACCTCCTCATCGACGCCGGCGGTCCGAGCCGCGACGCACCGTCGTGA
- a CDS encoding sensor domain-containing protein, translating into MFDLMPIGVGLWSPEGFLEHANPVLCDLLGATPPELVGGELLDLVDPGERVSAAAAVTDVLDGHRNAASVVIRVAGPDALVPRAVSSTGSGPRGQWPVTMHLTGYYGADGRVAGLVGQVFDFEAAEPSTPLPKGLVQVLEEGSDFLLVVEADGTVSYGNRSARGALGVDTSVARTTTLVDVLDGDSLEFFREVVEPAVAADGAWQGELFFRDRDDQALPVSARFVSHQPVGTTREAHPAGAISIFARDITDLKNAERRLRQLATHDYLTGLPNRLLLYDRLELALNRYVRYGTPVALMFCDLDGFKPVNDRHGHAVGDAVLMEVADRIHSVVRDTDTAARVGGDEFAVLVEGVDDMDQLTAVAQRLVSRVAEPVPVGPVTTEIGVSIGLAVASASCHEVDTLVALADSAMYRAKAAGRGRYVVVTDPEDA; encoded by the coding sequence GTGTTCGACCTGATGCCCATCGGCGTGGGCCTCTGGTCGCCCGAGGGGTTCCTGGAGCACGCCAACCCCGTCCTGTGCGACCTGCTGGGGGCGACACCCCCCGAACTGGTGGGCGGGGAGCTGCTCGACCTGGTCGACCCCGGCGAGCGGGTCTCGGCGGCGGCGGCCGTCACCGACGTCCTCGACGGCCACCGCAACGCGGCGTCGGTGGTGATCCGGGTCGCCGGTCCCGACGCCCTCGTGCCGCGGGCGGTGTCGTCCACCGGCTCCGGCCCGCGTGGTCAGTGGCCGGTCACGATGCACCTCACCGGGTACTACGGGGCCGACGGCCGGGTGGCCGGCCTGGTCGGCCAGGTCTTCGACTTCGAGGCCGCCGAGCCGTCGACACCGCTGCCCAAGGGCCTGGTCCAGGTCCTCGAGGAAGGCTCGGACTTCCTGCTGGTCGTCGAGGCCGACGGCACGGTGTCCTACGGGAACCGCTCCGCGCGCGGGGCCCTCGGGGTCGACACCTCAGTGGCTCGCACCACCACGCTCGTCGACGTGCTCGACGGCGACAGCCTCGAGTTCTTCCGCGAGGTGGTCGAGCCCGCGGTCGCGGCTGACGGAGCGTGGCAGGGAGAGCTGTTCTTCCGCGACCGCGACGACCAGGCGCTCCCGGTGTCGGCTCGCTTCGTCTCCCATCAGCCCGTCGGGACCACTCGGGAGGCCCACCCGGCGGGGGCCATCTCGATCTTCGCCCGCGACATCACCGACCTCAAGAACGCCGAACGGCGCCTGCGCCAGCTCGCCACCCACGACTACCTCACCGGGCTCCCGAACCGGCTGCTGCTCTACGACCGCCTCGAGCTCGCCCTCAACCGCTACGTGCGCTACGGCACACCGGTGGCCCTCATGTTCTGCGACCTCGACGGCTTCAAGCCGGTCAACGACCGTCACGGCCACGCGGTCGGCGACGCCGTGCTCATGGAGGTGGCCGATCGCATCCACTCGGTGGTGCGCGACACCGACACCGCGGCCCGAGTGGGCGGCGACGAGTTCGCCGTGCTGGTCGAGGGGGTCGACGACATGGACCAGCTCACCGCGGTCGCCCAGCGGCTCGTCTCGCGCGTCGCCGAACCGGTGCCGGTCGGGCCGGTGACCACCGAGATCGGGGTGAGCATCGGGCTGGCGGTCGCGTCGGCGTCGTGCCACGAGGTCGACACGTTGGTCGCCCTGGCCGACTCCGCCATGTACCGGGCCAAGGCCGCGGGGCGCGGGCGCTACGTCGTGGTCACCGACCCCGAGGACGCCTGA
- a CDS encoding AMP-dependent synthetase/ligase gives MAEHAQGSTIVDVFWHNAARYGPRPALRRRVGDGWETLTWDEYARTVRRLGAGLVDLGLEAGDRVGILSSNRREWHLADLAVLSVGAVTVPVYPTNSSSQVAYVVGHSDCRVLFVEDIDQLAKVLLRRHDLPELERVIIFDHADGLDHDFVLELEELAELGDDELSLHPTVVDERSAAIHPEDLATIVYTSGTTGPPKGAMLTHGNISANIEHVTAVVPIGPDDRFLSFLPLSHIAERTVSHFGQILSGGETWFARSLVSVPDDLLDCRPTIFFAVPRVWEKFREGIREKVEESPLPQRQLGERYLHLAARKGGVTGAGGTLSTIETAQHRLLDAVVGRQVRSGLGLDRARFLVSGAAPIHPDLLRWFKGLGLPIAEVYGQTEDGAVTSINPPGAIKIGTVGPAAPGVEVCIGADDEILVKGANVGPGYWQDPAATAELLGADGWMHTGDLGALDRQGYLSITGRKKDLIINAAGKNISPQEIETRLRYEPLISQAVVIGDGRPYLTALLTLDPDAVREWAAHHGKSINDAEAMVSDPEVHAAIAASIEQVNDEHARVEGIKRWRLLPRDLSISSGELTPTLKVKRQVVANRWSELIDEMYAG, from the coding sequence GTGGCTGAACATGCGCAGGGCTCCACCATCGTCGATGTCTTCTGGCACAACGCGGCGCGCTACGGGCCCCGCCCGGCGCTGCGCCGCCGCGTGGGCGACGGGTGGGAGACCCTCACCTGGGACGAGTACGCCCGCACCGTGCGCCGGCTCGGCGCCGGGCTCGTCGACCTCGGACTCGAGGCCGGCGATCGGGTGGGCATCTTGTCCAGCAACCGCCGCGAGTGGCACCTGGCCGACCTCGCCGTGCTCAGCGTCGGCGCGGTGACCGTGCCGGTGTACCCCACCAACTCCTCGAGCCAGGTCGCCTACGTGGTCGGCCACTCCGACTGCCGTGTGCTGTTCGTCGAGGACATCGATCAGCTGGCCAAGGTGCTCCTGCGCCGCCACGACCTGCCCGAGCTCGAGCGGGTGATCATCTTCGACCACGCCGACGGCCTCGACCACGACTTCGTGCTCGAGCTCGAGGAGCTCGCCGAACTGGGCGACGACGAGCTGTCCCTGCACCCCACGGTCGTCGACGAGCGCAGCGCGGCCATCCATCCCGAGGACCTGGCCACCATCGTCTACACGTCGGGCACCACCGGTCCGCCCAAGGGGGCGATGCTCACCCACGGCAACATCTCGGCCAACATCGAGCACGTCACCGCGGTGGTGCCCATCGGCCCCGACGACCGCTTCTTGTCGTTCCTGCCCCTGTCGCACATCGCCGAACGGACGGTCAGCCACTTCGGCCAGATCCTGTCCGGGGGCGAGACGTGGTTCGCCCGCAGCCTGGTGTCGGTCCCCGACGACCTGCTCGACTGCCGGCCCACCATCTTCTTCGCCGTGCCGCGCGTCTGGGAGAAGTTCCGCGAGGGCATCCGCGAGAAGGTGGAGGAGTCCCCGCTGCCCCAGCGCCAGCTGGGCGAGCGCTACCTGCACCTCGCCGCCCGCAAGGGCGGGGTCACGGGCGCCGGGGGCACCCTCAGCACGATCGAGACAGCCCAGCACCGCCTCCTCGACGCCGTCGTGGGCCGCCAGGTCCGCTCCGGGCTGGGGCTCGACCGAGCCCGCTTCCTCGTGTCCGGGGCGGCCCCCATCCATCCCGACCTGCTGCGCTGGTTCAAGGGCCTCGGCCTCCCCATCGCCGAGGTCTACGGACAGACCGAGGACGGCGCGGTGACCTCCATCAACCCGCCGGGCGCCATCAAGATCGGCACCGTCGGCCCTGCCGCTCCGGGCGTGGAGGTCTGCATCGGGGCCGACGACGAGATCCTGGTCAAGGGGGCCAACGTCGGCCCCGGCTACTGGCAGGATCCGGCCGCCACCGCGGAGCTCCTCGGCGCCGACGGCTGGATGCACACCGGCGACCTCGGGGCGCTCGACCGCCAGGGCTACCTCAGCATCACCGGCCGCAAGAAGGACCTCATCATCAACGCGGCCGGCAAGAACATCTCGCCCCAGGAGATCGAGACCCGCCTGCGCTACGAGCCGCTGATCTCCCAGGCGGTCGTGATCGGCGACGGCCGTCCGTACCTGACCGCCCTGCTCACCCTCGACCCCGACGCGGTGCGGGAGTGGGCCGCCCACCACGGCAAGTCGATCAACGACGCCGAGGCGATGGTCAGCGACCCCGAGGTGCACGCCGCCATCGCCGCCAGCATCGAGCAGGTCAACGACGAGCACGCCCGGGTCGAGGGCATCAAGCGCTGGAGGCTGCTGCCCCGCGACCTGAGCATCTCGAGCGGGGAGCTGACCCCCACCCTCAAGGTGAAGCGCCAGGTCGTGGCCAACCGCTGGTCCGAGCTCATCGACGAGATGTACGCCGGCTGA
- a CDS encoding SDR family oxidoreductase — protein MSDLFDLRGKTALVTGGSRGIGLMIARGFVEAGVEVVISSRKADVCHEVAAELSDLGTCRAMPADLSTEDECRRLADDVLAAGDGRLDILVNNAGATWGAPMADFDDAAWDRVLDLNVKGVFHLTRFLRDGLAAAATADDPARVINIGSVDGLHVPLFETYSYSASKAAVHHLTKVLAARLAPDLITVNAIAPGPFESKMMASTLEAFGDEIRRNVPLGRIGEPSDMAGTAIFLASRAGRYLTGTIIPVDGGLSL, from the coding sequence GTGAGCGATCTGTTCGACCTGCGAGGCAAGACCGCCCTCGTCACCGGCGGCAGCCGGGGCATCGGGCTGATGATCGCCCGGGGGTTCGTCGAGGCCGGCGTCGAGGTCGTCATCTCCTCCCGCAAGGCCGACGTCTGCCACGAGGTGGCCGCCGAGCTCTCGGACCTCGGCACCTGCCGGGCGATGCCCGCCGACCTCTCCACCGAGGACGAGTGCCGGCGTCTGGCCGACGACGTGTTGGCGGCCGGCGACGGGCGCCTCGACATCCTGGTCAACAACGCCGGCGCCACCTGGGGCGCACCCATGGCCGACTTCGACGACGCCGCATGGGACCGGGTGCTCGACCTCAACGTCAAGGGCGTGTTCCACCTCACCCGCTTCCTGCGCGACGGCCTCGCCGCGGCCGCCACTGCCGATGACCCCGCTCGTGTCATCAACATCGGCTCGGTCGACGGGCTCCACGTGCCCCTGTTCGAGACCTACTCGTACTCGGCGTCGAAGGCCGCCGTGCACCACCTCACCAAGGTCCTCGCCGCCCGCCTCGCGCCGGACCTCATCACCGTCAACGCCATCGCCCCCGGCCCCTTCGAGTCGAAGATGATGGCCTCCACCCTCGAGGCGTTCGGCGACGAGATCCGCCGCAACGTCCCCCTCGGCCGCATCGGCGAGCCCTCCGACATGGCCGGCACGGCCATCTTCCTGGCCTCACGTGCCGGCCGCTACCTCACCGGCACCATCATCCCCGTCGACGGAGGCCTCTCGCTGTAA
- a CDS encoding enoyl-CoA hydratase/isomerase family protein, with protein sequence MIELEWHDDIALLTMDGGENRWNLDTATELASALDQVEARKGPVGLVITGTGKFFSNGLDLDWVMADVGGTGDFFPVLFRSLARILRFAGPTVAAVNGHAFGAGAMLCTVCDHAVMREDRGYWCMPEADLGLAVDPRIYALLATRLPKRTLTEAINTGHRWSGPEAVAAGFVDRTAPEDQVVPVALERARSLADKDRAVIAEHKRLLHHEALEILDPGGPNHPGAAG encoded by the coding sequence ATGATCGAACTCGAATGGCACGACGACATCGCCCTGCTCACGATGGACGGCGGCGAGAACCGCTGGAACCTCGACACCGCCACCGAGCTGGCGTCCGCCCTCGATCAGGTCGAGGCCCGCAAGGGCCCGGTCGGGTTGGTGATCACCGGCACCGGCAAGTTCTTCAGCAACGGCCTCGACCTCGACTGGGTCATGGCCGACGTCGGCGGCACCGGCGACTTCTTCCCCGTCCTCTTCCGCAGCCTGGCCCGGATCCTGCGCTTCGCCGGGCCCACGGTGGCGGCGGTCAACGGCCACGCCTTCGGCGCCGGGGCGATGCTGTGCACGGTGTGCGACCACGCCGTCATGCGCGAGGACCGCGGCTACTGGTGCATGCCCGAGGCCGATCTCGGCCTGGCCGTCGATCCTCGGATCTACGCCCTCCTCGCCACCCGCCTTCCCAAGCGGACCCTGACCGAGGCCATCAACACCGGCCACCGCTGGTCCGGACCCGAGGCCGTGGCCGCCGGGTTCGTCGACCGCACCGCGCCCGAGGACCAGGTGGTGCCTGTCGCCCTCGAACGGGCCCGGTCGCTGGCGGACAAGGACCGCGCCGTGATCGCCGAGCACAAGCGCCTGCTGCACCACGAGGCCCTCGAGATCCTCGACCCGGGGGGACCGAACCACCCCGGCGCAGCCGGCTGA
- a CDS encoding SDR family NAD(P)-dependent oxidoreductase — MDRQKFESLFDMSGRTVIVTGGTRGIGRSLAEAYVAAGANVVVASRKPDACAETEAHLTAMGGQALGVATHVNDLDALAHLVTVTVERFGGLDVVVNNAANALTQPMGEYTPEAWQKSFDANLRGPVFLVQEALPHLEASDHAAVLNVISAGAFLFSANVAMYAAAKAGLMSFTRSMAGAYASKGIRVNALAPGTVNTDMVRNNPPEAQERMKEASLMNRMAHPDEMVGPALLLTSDAGSFVTGQCILADGGMVPH, encoded by the coding sequence GTGGACCGCCAGAAGTTCGAGTCGTTGTTCGACATGTCCGGCCGCACCGTCATCGTCACGGGCGGCACCCGTGGCATCGGGCGCTCGCTGGCCGAGGCCTACGTCGCCGCCGGCGCCAACGTGGTGGTGGCCAGTCGCAAGCCCGACGCCTGCGCCGAGACCGAGGCCCACCTCACGGCCATGGGGGGACAGGCCCTCGGGGTGGCCACGCACGTGAACGACCTCGACGCGCTGGCCCACCTCGTCACCGTCACCGTGGAGCGCTTCGGTGGCCTCGACGTGGTCGTCAACAACGCGGCCAACGCCCTCACCCAGCCCATGGGGGAGTACACCCCCGAGGCCTGGCAGAAGTCCTTCGACGCCAACCTGCGAGGGCCGGTCTTCCTGGTGCAGGAGGCGCTGCCCCACCTCGAGGCCAGCGACCACGCGGCGGTGCTCAACGTCATCTCGGCCGGGGCCTTCCTGTTCTCGGCCAACGTGGCCATGTACGCCGCCGCCAAGGCGGGGCTGATGAGCTTCACCCGGTCGATGGCCGGGGCCTACGCGTCGAAGGGGATCCGGGTCAACGCCCTCGCCCCCGGCACGGTGAACACCGACATGGTGCGCAACAACCCGCCCGAGGCCCAGGAGCGCATGAAGGAGGCCTCGCTCATGAACCGCATGGCCCACCCCGACGAGATGGTGGGTCCGGCGCTGCTGCTCACCTCCGACGCCGGCAGCTTCGTCACCGGCCAGTGCATCCTCGCCGACGGCGGCATGGTGCCCCACTGA
- a CDS encoding MBL fold metallo-hydrolase, which translates to MSDLLGPMPPTPDEGPVAPDAGRLEPIAPGVFVWLGTDGAGRPGPNAGVIVEADGITVVDTLSAPSAARALNERLKGFGVPVRRAVYTSSHVDSVGGSSVFWMAARYGRAQTSALLDQPVPLDAYRRLVPAYAAEFDDDFATRPVSHTVASAAWLTPLVCAVPVSGPQSENLVVLVPSAGVLFAGAVAVFGTTPNAYDGDPEGWADTLGELGDQAPVVVPGVGPVGDAGHLLVLQAYLYATADAEGDPRRIPDGPWDEWSDRDLDEVNVERAARLAQGDDAVPEAMLRRLGLA; encoded by the coding sequence ATGTCCGACCTGCTCGGTCCGATGCCGCCCACCCCCGACGAGGGGCCGGTCGCTCCCGATGCCGGCCGGCTCGAACCGATCGCCCCCGGCGTGTTCGTGTGGTTGGGCACCGACGGCGCCGGCCGCCCGGGCCCCAACGCCGGGGTGATCGTGGAGGCCGACGGCATCACGGTCGTCGACACCCTGTCGGCACCCTCGGCGGCTCGGGCCCTCAACGAACGGCTGAAGGGCTTCGGCGTCCCGGTGCGCCGGGCCGTCTACACGTCGAGCCACGTCGATTCCGTCGGTGGCTCGTCGGTGTTCTGGATGGCGGCCCGCTACGGCCGGGCCCAGACCAGCGCCTTGCTCGACCAGCCCGTGCCGCTCGACGCCTACCGCCGCCTGGTGCCCGCCTACGCCGCCGAGTTCGACGACGACTTCGCCACCCGACCCGTGTCGCACACCGTCGCCAGCGCCGCCTGGCTCACGCCGCTCGTGTGCGCCGTACCCGTCTCGGGCCCTCAGAGCGAGAACCTCGTGGTGCTCGTCCCCTCGGCCGGTGTGCTCTTCGCCGGGGCCGTCGCGGTGTTCGGCACCACCCCCAACGCCTACGACGGCGACCCCGAGGGGTGGGCCGACACCCTCGGCGAGCTCGGCGACCAGGCTCCCGTCGTCGTGCCCGGTGTCGGGCCGGTGGGCGACGCCGGGCACCTCCTGGTCCTGCAGGCGTACCTCTACGCCACCGCCGACGCCGAGGGCGACCCTCGACGCATCCCCGACGGCCCCTGGGACGAGTGGTCGGATCGGGACCTCGACGAGGTGAACGTGGAGCGGGCGGCCCGGTTGGCCCAGGGCGACGACGCGGTGCCCGAGGCCATGCTGCGCCGCCTGGGTCTGGCCTGA
- a CDS encoding wax ester/triacylglycerol synthase family O-acyltransferase yields the protein MAEDRDIVDAAAAAAAAGRGAWLHDAMGPADAVLWDIEDDPVLRSTIVAVALLDRPPDWERLRDRLDRVSCRIPRLRERVVDPPLGLGPPRWVVDDDFDLIYHLRRVRCPAPGDIRAVLDLAQPAAMAAFDRSRPLWEFTVVEDLADGRAALIQKLHHSVTDGVGGVELALLLLDDGPDAMPPPDRPAPRPRSASSLAELSLYAAGERLAALVGAARALPAFARDTLPHLGEVAPSLGRLVRPVSQPASPLMRGRSLARRLHVMEVPLDELRAAGHAVGGTANDAYLAAVIGGLARYHVHHAVALDELRVTMPINARRAGDDMVGNRFTPARFSVPADIDDPAERIRRLGELARRWRNEPANAFTDAVAAALDALPRPVTTAVMGSMLRNIDLVCSNVPGLPGRAWLAGAEVQRQFAFAPPGGSALSVTLMSHIGIACVGIATDGVAVPDPDRLQQALVEEFAAVLALADPL from the coding sequence GTGGCCGAGGATCGAGACATCGTGGACGCCGCCGCGGCAGCGGCGGCCGCCGGGCGCGGGGCCTGGTTGCACGACGCCATGGGTCCGGCCGACGCGGTGCTGTGGGACATCGAGGACGACCCGGTGCTGCGCTCGACCATCGTGGCGGTCGCTCTGCTCGACCGACCCCCAGACTGGGAACGGCTCCGGGATCGCCTGGACCGGGTGAGCTGTCGCATCCCGCGCCTGCGGGAGCGGGTGGTCGATCCGCCCCTCGGTCTGGGGCCGCCGCGCTGGGTGGTGGACGACGACTTCGATCTGATCTATCACCTGCGTCGGGTCCGCTGCCCCGCGCCGGGAGACATCCGGGCGGTGCTCGACCTGGCGCAGCCCGCGGCCATGGCCGCCTTCGACCGGTCCCGGCCCCTGTGGGAGTTCACCGTCGTCGAGGACCTGGCCGACGGACGCGCTGCGCTGATCCAGAAGCTGCACCACTCGGTCACCGACGGCGTCGGCGGGGTCGAGCTGGCGCTGCTGCTCCTCGACGACGGGCCCGATGCGATGCCCCCGCCCGACCGTCCGGCACCCCGTCCGCGATCGGCTTCGAGCTTGGCCGAGCTCTCGCTCTACGCCGCCGGTGAGCGCCTGGCGGCGTTGGTCGGGGCGGCCCGGGCCCTCCCGGCGTTCGCTCGCGACACCCTGCCCCACCTGGGGGAGGTCGCGCCCTCGTTGGGCCGGCTGGTCCGCCCGGTGAGCCAGCCCGCCTCACCGCTGATGCGGGGGCGCAGCCTCGCACGGCGCCTCCACGTCATGGAGGTGCCCCTCGACGAGCTGCGGGCGGCGGGCCACGCCGTGGGCGGCACCGCCAACGATGCCTACCTGGCGGCGGTCATCGGGGGTCTGGCCCGCTACCACGTCCATCACGCCGTGGCGCTCGACGAGCTGCGGGTCACCATGCCCATCAACGCCCGCCGGGCGGGCGACGACATGGTGGGCAACCGGTTCACGCCGGCCCGCTTCTCGGTGCCCGCCGACATCGACGATCCGGCCGAGCGCATCCGCCGCCTGGGCGAGCTGGCCCGCCGGTGGCGGAACGAGCCGGCCAACGCCTTCACCGACGCGGTGGCCGCCGCCCTCGACGCGCTCCCTCGCCCCGTCACGACGGCGGTGATGGGCTCGATGCTGCGCAACATCGACTTGGTGTGCTCCAACGTTCCCGGCCTGCCGGGCCGGGCGTGGTTGGCGGGGGCCGAGGTGCAGCGCCAGTTCGCCTTCGCCCCGCCCGGGGGTTCGGCGTTGTCGGTGACCTTGATGTCGCACATCGGCATCGCCTGCGTGGGCATCGCCACGGACGGCGTGGCGGTCCCCGACCCCGACCGCCTCCAGCAGGCCCTGGTCGAGGAGTTCGCGGCCGTGCTGGCCCTCGCCGATCCCCTCTGA
- a CDS encoding FmdB family zinc ribbon protein, which yields MPVYEYRCPICDVTYAERRPMAESGAPASCPEGHPGGRRLLSVFASVGASSSPGPVPGPVGGGGGCCGGGCGCG from the coding sequence GTGCCCGTCTACGAGTACCGCTGCCCCATCTGCGACGTGACCTACGCCGAGCGTCGGCCCATGGCCGAGTCCGGCGCGCCGGCTTCGTGCCCCGAGGGTCATCCCGGCGGTCGCCGGCTGTTGTCGGTGTTCGCCTCGGTCGGTGCATCGTCGTCGCCCGGCCCGGTCCCTGGCCCCGTCGGTGGGGGCGGAGGCTGTTGCGGCGGGGGCTGCGGCTGCGGCTGA
- a CDS encoding NUDIX hydrolase, with product MGDGTPAESTGLEGRFGEPGGETALIPAATTVLLRDGTDGVEVLMVRRNSKLEFAGGMWVFPGGRIDPEDYPDGRVDTDDPEVVLAAARRAAVREAAEETGLAVDETTLVWFSHWTPPPITPKRFATWFFVAPAPTELAGLRIDGGEIHDHGWLVPRQCLSRRNAGEIEMAPPTWITLEQLAGHASVDEALGALGSRPPEHFATRFGPVEGGIVAMYHGDAGYDDEDPRRPGRRHRLWMVADGWRYERDAD from the coding sequence ATGGGCGACGGAACACCGGCGGAGTCGACAGGACTGGAGGGGCGCTTCGGTGAACCCGGGGGCGAGACCGCGCTGATCCCCGCCGCCACCACGGTGTTGCTGCGCGACGGAACCGACGGCGTCGAGGTGCTCATGGTGCGCCGCAACTCCAAGCTCGAGTTCGCCGGCGGCATGTGGGTGTTCCCGGGCGGGCGGATCGATCCGGAGGACTACCCCGACGGACGAGTGGACACCGACGACCCGGAGGTCGTGCTGGCCGCCGCCCGCCGCGCCGCCGTGCGCGAGGCCGCCGAGGAGACGGGTCTCGCCGTCGACGAGACCACCCTCGTGTGGTTCTCGCACTGGACCCCTCCACCGATCACCCCCAAGCGCTTCGCCACCTGGTTCTTCGTGGCCCCCGCCCCCACCGAGCTGGCCGGGCTGCGCATCGACGGCGGCGAGATCCACGACCACGGCTGGCTGGTGCCCCGGCAGTGCCTGAGCCGCCGCAACGCCGGCGAGATCGAGATGGCCCCACCCACCTGGATCACCCTCGAGCAGCTCGCCGGCCACGCATCGGTCGACGAGGCCCTCGGTGCCCTCGGTTCACGGCCGCCCGAGCACTTCGCCACCCGCTTCGGGCCCGTGGAGGGCGGCATCGTGGCCATGTACCACGGCGACGCCGGCTACGACGACGAGGATCCCCGACGCCCCGGCCGTCGCCATCGGCTCTGGATGGTGGCCGACGGCTGGCGCTACGAACGCGACGCCGACTGA